From the genome of Leptodactylus fuscus isolate aLepFus1 chromosome 1, aLepFus1.hap2, whole genome shotgun sequence, one region includes:
- the LOC142211836 gene encoding vomeronasal type-2 receptor 26-like encodes MVIRVKSWGVGSLKPSGISLIENGVHTVKSAISVPPITGQMREKCSILILFILHWDSPIVKANNRTVSVTLLVSILLSFLGVFLFLGRPVDITCMLRQTSFSFFFSIAVSSVLSKTITVYIAFKATKPRSPWRKLVGHKLTNYIVLIFSAIQALICVIWLVTSPPYQEFDLISYVGKIIIQCNEGSVIAFYSVIGYLGFLVAVSFLLAFMVRTLPDSFNEAKYITFSMLLFCSVWMSMIPAYLSTRGKYMVAVEIFAILASCAGILVCIFLPKCYIMILKPELNNRKQVMQKTSF; translated from the exons ATGGTTATAAGGGTGAAGAGTTGGGGGGTTGGGAGTTTGAAGCCATCTGGAATCAGCCTGATAGAGAATGGTGTCCAT ACAGTGAAGTCTGCCATAAGTGTCCCACCGATCACTGGCCAGATGAGAGAAAA GTGTTCTATCCTGATATTGTTTATTTTACACTGGGACTCTCCTATTGTGAAAGCCAATAACCGGACTGTCAGCGTCACTCTCCTGGTCTCCATCCTGCTGAGCTTCCTTGGTGTCTTCTTGTTCCTTGGCCGTCCTGTGGATATAACCTGCATGCTGAGACAGACctcattttccttcttcttttCTATAGCTGTCTCTTCTGTACTCTCTAAGACTATCACGGTCTACATCGCTTTTAAAGCCACCAAACCCAGAAGTCCATGGAGAAAGCTGGTGGGACACAAACTGACTAATTATATTGTCCTGATATTTTCTGCTATCCAAGCTCTGATCTGTGTTATTTGGTTAGTCACTTCTCCACCATATCAGGAATTTGACCTCATTTCTTATGTTGGGAAGATCATCATCCAGTGTAATGAAGGCTCAGTCATTGCCTTCTACTCTGTAATAGGTTATCTGGGGTTCCTGgtcgctgtcagctttcttctggctttcatggtgaggacattaccggacagttttaatgaggccaagtacatcaccttcagcatgctgctgttctgtagtgtctggatgtccatgatcccggcttatctgagcaccagagggaaatacatggtggccgtggagatattcGCCATATTAGCATCATGTGCTGGAATATTAGTCTGTATTTTTTTACCAAAATGTTACATTATGATCCTAAAGCCTGAATTAAATAATAGAAAACAAGTTATGCAAAAAACAAGTTTCTAA